A single genomic interval of Bradyrhizobium sp. AZCC 1693 harbors:
- a CDS encoding class II aldolase/adducin family protein has product MTREERQLREAIIAKCRWMNASGLNQGTSGNISARYEDRMLITPSATPYDAMKPEMIASMPLEGAYGEWAGPLQPSTEWRFHLDIMRARPDVGGIVHTHSTYATVLAIARKSIPACHYMMAAFGGTDIRCAGYARYGTKELSDLAIAALEGRNGCLLANHGMIALGANLDKAMWLAVELETIARQYYLSLALGSPCILSDEEIAETARGFSTYGLQAAQPKPATKARASVAKAAARRSKKKLSGKR; this is encoded by the coding sequence ATGACCCGTGAGGAACGACAATTGCGCGAGGCGATCATCGCCAAGTGCCGATGGATGAACGCGTCGGGTCTCAATCAGGGCACCTCCGGCAACATCTCCGCCCGCTACGAGGACAGGATGCTGATCACGCCATCAGCTACCCCCTATGACGCCATGAAGCCGGAGATGATTGCGTCGATGCCGCTCGAGGGTGCGTACGGAGAGTGGGCCGGGCCGTTACAGCCATCCACTGAATGGCGCTTTCATCTAGACATTATGCGGGCGCGGCCGGATGTCGGCGGCATCGTTCACACCCATTCCACCTATGCAACCGTGCTTGCCATTGCGCGCAAGTCGATCCCGGCCTGCCATTACATGATGGCGGCGTTTGGCGGGACCGATATCCGCTGCGCGGGCTACGCGCGCTACGGCACCAAGGAATTATCGGATCTCGCAATCGCTGCGCTGGAAGGCCGCAACGGCTGCCTGCTGGCCAATCACGGCATGATTGCGCTGGGGGCCAATCTGGACAAGGCCATGTGGCTTGCAGTCGAACTCGAGACGATCGCGCGGCAGTATTACCTTTCGCTCGCCCTCGGCTCTCCCTGCATCCTCAGCGATGAGGAAATCGCGGAAACGGCCAGGGGATTCTCGACCTACGGCCTGCAGGCCGCGCAGCCGAAGCCGGCGACGAAGGCGCGCGCATCGGTAGCGAAGGCCGCGGCGCGCCGGTCAAAGAAGAAGCTCAGCGGGAAGCGATGA
- a CDS encoding 2-hydroxyacid dehydrogenase — translation MSNSIAIVGDRFMLPSVFAERIAAACGNSVHIRTLEQPWPDEPMEHGYAGSTLDGLKEFMGDPDEVADFIGDATLLVTHLAPISRAMLERLPMLKFIAVSRGGPVNIDMQAARDHNVLVVNTPGRNASAVAEFTIGAILAETRLIRSGHEALRAGEWRGDLYRADRTGRELGEMTVGIVGYGAIGRRVVKLLKAFGCRLLVADPYVQLSAADRNDGVEHVALDQLLTRADVISLHARVTRETTGLIGREALARVKKGAFLINTARGPLVDYQALSDALASGQLGGAMLDTFAVEPVPPDWPLLQLPNVTLTPHIAGASVRTVTIAADQAAEEVRRFLAGEPPLNPC, via the coding sequence ATGTCTAATTCGATCGCCATCGTCGGGGATCGCTTCATGCTGCCGTCGGTCTTTGCCGAGCGGATCGCGGCTGCCTGCGGCAACAGCGTCCATATCCGCACACTGGAGCAACCCTGGCCGGACGAGCCGATGGAGCACGGCTACGCGGGCTCGACGCTCGACGGGTTGAAGGAGTTTATGGGCGATCCCGATGAAGTCGCCGATTTCATCGGCGACGCCACACTTCTTGTCACTCATCTGGCACCAATCTCGCGGGCGATGCTGGAGCGGCTGCCGATGCTCAAGTTCATCGCGGTCTCGCGCGGCGGGCCGGTCAATATCGATATGCAAGCCGCGCGCGATCACAACGTGCTGGTCGTCAATACGCCCGGTCGCAACGCCAGTGCGGTGGCCGAATTCACGATCGGCGCCATACTCGCCGAAACGCGTCTCATCCGCAGCGGCCATGAAGCGTTGCGCGCGGGCGAATGGCGCGGCGATCTCTATCGGGCCGATCGCACCGGCCGCGAGCTCGGCGAAATGACCGTCGGGATCGTAGGCTACGGCGCGATCGGCCGCCGCGTGGTGAAACTGCTCAAGGCTTTCGGCTGCAGGCTCCTGGTGGCCGATCCCTATGTCCAGCTCAGCGCCGCGGACCGCAACGATGGCGTCGAACATGTCGCGCTCGATCAATTGTTGACGCGCGCCGACGTCATCAGCCTGCATGCGCGGGTGACGCGTGAGACCACCGGACTCATCGGTCGCGAAGCGCTTGCACGGGTGAAGAAGGGCGCGTTTCTGATCAATACCGCGCGCGGCCCGCTGGTCGACTATCAAGCGCTTTCCGATGCGCTGGCATCTGGCCAGCTCGGCGGCGCCATGCTCGACACTTTTGCCGTCGAGCCGGTGCCGCCCGACTGGCCGTTACTGCAGCTGCCAAACGTCACACTGACGCCTCACATCGCCGGCGCCTCCGTGCGCACTGTCACCATCGCCGCCGACCAGGCGGCCGAAGAGGTTCGCCGCTTTCTCGCGGGCGAGCCGCCGCTCAATCCGTGCTGA
- a CDS encoding FGGY-family carbohydrate kinase produces MASTRSRDVIIGIDAGTSLIKTVAFTRDGRQLGDFSLPNTYSTSPGGRVEQDMPRTWNDTVAALRGLATKVPDLGSRVAAIAVTGQGDGTWLVDDDGRPVGPALLWLDSRAAALVEAIRASERNTPLYRRTGSGLNACQQGPQLAWLHAHAPETLSRAATAFHCKDWLYFLLTGKRATDPSEATFSCGDFRKRCFDTETARLIGIADLVKLFPEVVDGVAVTHPLNAVAAAETGLPEGVPVCLGYVDVICTALGAGLHDPDPAVGCTIIGSTGMHMRLVPNADAVTLNTEATGYTMAFPVPGHYAQMQSNMAATLNIDWLLDLALDMLAVEGVTRSRSDLIRRLDEEVLQAKPGEVLFHPFISNAGERGPFVAHDACAQFFGLRSHHRYRDLMRAVMEGLAFAARDCYAAMGALPRVVRITGGAARSRALGAILGAALECDIQVCSRGEAGAAGAAMIAAVAIGFYPDMTACAEDWVRPYLNEPQKPAAVLARRYAQMFPAYLDARLASRPVWKRLAALRAGGDHV; encoded by the coding sequence ATGGCCTCCACGCGCAGCCGAGACGTAATCATCGGCATCGATGCCGGCACTTCGTTGATCAAGACCGTGGCGTTCACGCGGGACGGACGGCAGCTCGGTGATTTCTCCCTGCCGAATACCTACAGCACGTCGCCCGGCGGTCGTGTCGAGCAGGACATGCCGCGCACCTGGAATGATACGGTTGCGGCGCTTCGCGGGCTCGCAACGAAGGTGCCTGATCTGGGCTCGCGCGTGGCGGCGATCGCGGTCACCGGGCAGGGTGACGGCACATGGCTCGTCGACGACGACGGCCGGCCGGTCGGACCGGCGCTGCTCTGGCTCGATTCGCGTGCGGCGGCACTGGTCGAGGCAATTCGCGCCAGCGAGCGCAACACGCCTCTTTATCGGCGTACCGGCTCCGGGCTAAACGCCTGCCAGCAGGGGCCGCAATTGGCCTGGCTGCACGCGCATGCTCCGGAGACGCTGTCGCGCGCGGCGACTGCCTTTCACTGCAAGGACTGGCTCTATTTCCTGCTCACCGGCAAGCGCGCAACCGACCCGTCAGAGGCGACATTTTCGTGCGGCGACTTCCGCAAACGTTGTTTTGACACCGAAACGGCGCGACTGATCGGGATTGCCGATCTGGTAAAACTGTTTCCCGAGGTTGTTGACGGCGTGGCCGTCACGCATCCGCTCAACGCTGTCGCCGCGGCGGAGACAGGCCTGCCCGAAGGTGTGCCGGTTTGTCTCGGCTATGTCGACGTGATCTGCACGGCGCTTGGCGCGGGGCTCCATGACCCGGATCCGGCGGTCGGCTGCACCATCATCGGTTCGACCGGGATGCATATGCGCCTTGTTCCGAACGCGGACGCGGTGACGCTGAACACCGAGGCGACCGGCTATACCATGGCATTCCCGGTGCCCGGCCATTACGCCCAGATGCAATCCAATATGGCCGCCACGCTGAACATCGACTGGCTGCTCGATCTCGCGCTGGACATGCTTGCCGTTGAGGGCGTGACACGCTCGAGGAGTGACCTTATTCGCCGACTTGACGAGGAAGTCCTGCAGGCGAAACCGGGTGAGGTGCTGTTTCATCCTTTCATCTCCAATGCCGGCGAGCGCGGTCCGTTCGTGGCCCATGACGCTTGCGCGCAATTCTTCGGCCTGCGCTCGCATCATCGCTACCGGGACCTGATGCGGGCCGTGATGGAGGGACTCGCTTTCGCTGCGCGCGATTGCTACGCCGCCATGGGCGCTCTGCCGCGCGTTGTGCGGATCACCGGCGGCGCGGCGCGCAGCCGCGCCCTTGGCGCCATCCTCGGTGCCGCGCTGGAATGCGATATCCAGGTCTGCAGCCGCGGCGAGGCAGGAGCTGCGGGGGCGGCGATGATCGCGGCCGTGGCGATCGGCTTTTATCCGGACATGACCGCCTGCGCCGAGGATTGGGTGAGGCCGTATCTCAACGAGCCGCAGAAGCCGGCTGCCGTGTTGGCGAGGCGCTATGCGCAGATGTTCCCGGCCTATCTCGATGCGCGCCTTGCGTCGCGGCCGGTCTGGAAGCGGCTTGCTGCGCTGCGTGCGGGGGGCGATCATGTCTAA
- a CDS encoding ABC transporter ATP-binding protein encodes MGKLELRDIDKVYRSRGKPPVHAVRSLNMDIEKGEIVALLGSSGCGKTSTLRMIAGFESVTAGSIALRGRRIDELPPARRKVAMAFEGYSLYPPLTVRQNIGFALKSQQLSRSEVSRRVDAVARLVEIDDILESFPRAISGGQQQRVSLARALVRDADLYLLDEPMGQLEPQLRAVLRGRIKNLLAEREMTAIFVTHDQTEASALADRIAVMEDGVLQQFASEKELKNRPANLFVASFIGEPPMNLLAADVAPSDGGFRLSIGSDIIFQIRGDALDRAAEKTLGELPCVRVGIRPQKVAVGTGDVRVRVVSNQWLGDQSHIAGECAGNLLIAVMPSRIAARPGDILQFALEPRHLHIFGPDGACIHHAEVS; translated from the coding sequence ATGGGTAAGCTCGAACTTCGCGATATCGACAAGGTCTACCGCAGCCGCGGCAAGCCGCCGGTGCATGCCGTCCGCTCCCTCAATATGGACATCGAGAAAGGTGAGATCGTTGCGCTCCTGGGATCGTCGGGATGCGGAAAGACCTCAACGCTCCGCATGATCGCGGGCTTCGAGAGCGTGACGGCAGGCTCGATCGCGCTGCGCGGGCGGCGGATCGACGAACTGCCGCCGGCACGCCGGAAGGTGGCGATGGCCTTCGAAGGCTATTCGCTCTATCCACCCTTGACCGTCCGCCAGAACATCGGGTTCGCGCTAAAATCCCAGCAGCTTTCGCGGAGCGAGGTATCGCGCCGCGTCGATGCGGTCGCCCGGCTGGTCGAGATCGATGACATTCTGGAGAGTTTTCCGCGCGCGATTTCCGGAGGGCAGCAGCAGCGCGTCTCGCTGGCGCGCGCGCTGGTGCGGGACGCCGATCTCTATCTGCTGGACGAGCCGATGGGACAGCTCGAACCGCAGTTGCGGGCGGTGCTGCGTGGCCGGATCAAGAACCTGCTCGCAGAGCGCGAGATGACGGCGATCTTCGTCACCCACGATCAGACCGAGGCGAGCGCGCTTGCCGATCGCATCGCAGTCATGGAAGACGGGGTGTTGCAGCAATTCGCGAGCGAGAAGGAATTGAAGAACCGTCCCGCCAATCTGTTCGTCGCAAGCTTCATCGGCGAGCCGCCGATGAACTTGCTTGCGGCAGATGTCGCGCCGTCGGATGGCGGCTTCCGCCTGTCGATCGGCTCGGACATCATTTTTCAGATTCGAGGCGACGCACTCGACCGTGCGGCGGAGAAGACACTTGGTGAGCTGCCGTGCGTGCGGGTAGGTATCCGGCCGCAGAAGGTTGCCGTCGGGACAGGGGATGTGCGGGTGCGTGTTGTCTCCAACCAGTGGCTTGGCGATCAATCGCACATCGCCGGCGAATGTGCAGGCAACCTGCTGATTGCCGTGATGCCGAGCCGGATCGCGGCGCGGCCGGGAGACATCCTTCAGTTCGCGCTGGAGCCGCGCCACCTGCACATTTTCGGTCCCGATGGAGCTTGCATTCACCACGCGGAGGTTTCCTGA
- a CDS encoding ABC transporter ATP-binding protein has protein sequence MARLELKSVGKRFGVVHPADGVSLTVEPGEIVAVFGPSGSGKTVLLRMIAGMFEPDDGDILVGGRSIVGAAPERRGIGMAFQNFALFPHMTARDNIASGLGAKRAAPDAAARVEAISRLLKIEHVLGHAPRELSNGQKQRTALARALIGNPDVLLLDDPLRNVDAKLRYEMRLELPNLLRRGTAAVLYVTQDYREAMAISDRIAVLVGGRLEQVACPEAIYGAPASVAVARLFGDPSINLAEVKPFAEHGTLSAMVSGAKVRLGSSDGHLPDRPCWLGVRPEDLVISFSDSEDAIPAHILAVTPMHEKAVLLLRLSDGTEWLTALPPEAPHGAANDAVFVRFAPEAALLFDRATGLRIGLSHRRQAA, from the coding sequence ATGGCGCGGCTCGAACTTAAATCCGTCGGAAAGAGGTTTGGGGTGGTGCACCCGGCCGACGGCGTCTCGCTGACCGTCGAGCCCGGCGAAATCGTCGCCGTCTTCGGGCCGTCCGGTAGCGGGAAGACGGTGCTGCTGCGCATGATTGCGGGCATGTTCGAGCCCGATGACGGCGATATCCTTGTTGGCGGCCGCTCCATCGTTGGCGCTGCGCCGGAGCGGCGCGGGATCGGCATGGCGTTCCAGAATTTTGCGTTGTTCCCGCACATGACCGCGCGGGACAATATCGCGAGCGGGCTGGGAGCGAAGCGCGCTGCACCCGACGCCGCCGCGCGAGTCGAGGCGATCAGCCGGCTCCTGAAGATCGAGCACGTGCTTGGTCACGCCCCGCGCGAATTGTCCAACGGCCAGAAGCAGCGGACGGCGCTGGCGCGTGCGCTGATCGGCAACCCGGATGTGCTTCTGCTGGACGATCCACTGCGCAACGTCGACGCCAAGCTGCGCTACGAAATGAGGCTTGAACTGCCGAACCTCTTGCGCCGCGGCACTGCCGCCGTTCTCTACGTCACCCAGGATTATCGGGAAGCGATGGCGATCTCCGACCGCATCGCGGTGCTGGTGGGAGGCCGGCTCGAACAGGTCGCGTGCCCGGAGGCGATCTATGGCGCGCCGGCGTCGGTTGCGGTGGCGCGGTTGTTCGGCGATCCCAGCATCAATCTCGCCGAGGTTAAGCCGTTTGCCGAGCACGGTACGCTATCCGCGATGGTCTCTGGCGCGAAGGTGCGGCTCGGTTCGTCCGATGGACATCTGCCGGATCGTCCGTGCTGGCTCGGCGTCCGGCCCGAGGATCTGGTGATTTCATTCTCCGACAGCGAGGACGCGATACCGGCCCATATTCTCGCGGTCACTCCGATGCACGAGAAGGCGGTATTGCTGCTGCGGCTTTCGGACGGGACGGAGTGGCTTACGGCGCTGCCGCCCGAGGCACCGCATGGCGCTGCCAATGACGCGGTCTTCGTCCGCTTCGCGCCGGAAGCAGCTCTGTTGTTCGATCGCGCGACGGGGCTTCGAATAGGTCTGTCGCATCGGCGGCAGGCGGCGTGA
- a CDS encoding carbohydrate ABC transporter permease translates to MEHVSLAGRIFRGVALTVILVFFMFPIFWILLMSFQTNEQILRIPPRIYFEPTLTNYEALISGQLRTAAGNLQISFMRNLFNSFVLSSAAVVLALLLGVPAAYAFARYKFRLGETIAFTLLSFRFAPPLLVLLPLSLYYQQLGLNDTYFGIVWVYQLIALPLILWIVRGYFEDMSPDIEHAYRLAGHSWREAFTRIAVPLAGPGIAAAGLLSFIFCWNNFVFALILASADKQPVTVGALAFVTASGIQYGQIAAAIVLSVMPTLLLALYAQRYLVEGLSLGAVKG, encoded by the coding sequence ATGGAACATGTCAGTCTTGCAGGTCGCATCTTCCGGGGCGTAGCGCTCACGGTCATCCTCGTCTTCTTCATGTTTCCGATCTTCTGGATCCTGTTGATGTCGTTTCAGACCAACGAGCAGATCCTGCGGATTCCGCCCCGCATCTATTTCGAACCGACGCTCACCAATTACGAGGCGCTGATCTCGGGCCAGTTGCGTACCGCGGCTGGCAATCTCCAGATCTCCTTCATGCGGAATCTCTTCAACAGCTTTGTGCTGTCGAGCGCGGCGGTGGTGTTGGCGCTGCTGCTGGGTGTGCCGGCGGCGTACGCTTTTGCGCGCTACAAGTTCCGGCTGGGCGAGACGATTGCATTCACGTTGCTGTCGTTCCGCTTCGCGCCGCCGCTGCTCGTTCTGCTGCCGCTGTCGCTCTACTATCAGCAGCTCGGTCTCAATGACACCTATTTCGGAATCGTCTGGGTCTATCAGCTGATCGCGTTGCCTTTGATCCTGTGGATCGTGCGCGGTTATTTTGAGGATATGAGCCCCGACATCGAGCACGCCTATCGCCTTGCCGGCCATTCCTGGCGCGAGGCGTTCACGCGTATTGCGGTGCCGCTTGCCGGTCCCGGCATCGCGGCCGCCGGGCTGTTGTCGTTCATCTTCTGCTGGAACAATTTTGTCTTTGCCCTGATCCTTGCCTCCGCCGACAAGCAGCCGGTGACGGTGGGCGCGCTTGCTTTCGTCACCGCTTCGGGCATTCAGTATGGCCAGATCGCCGCGGCGATTGTGCTGTCGGTGATGCCGACCTTGCTGCTCGCGCTCTATGCGCAGCGCTATCTGGTCGAAGGCCTGTCGCTCGGTGCGGTGAAGGGTTGA
- a CDS encoding carbohydrate ABC transporter permease, with the protein MLQILQTSARADRKARPRGQMLPYVLSLPALLVCVAILVPFVTAAIYSLQRYRLNLPYLRGFIGVQNYVDFVSDPAFWNTFRISLTYTALTVVLELLLGLAIALLLRRPTRFHNAVSIALLLPLMTAPAIAALMWKLMTNPSFGILSYLVSLFGITDFKWASDPSTALFTVVLVDIWVYTPFIMILLLAGLRSLPRQPFEAAALDGVPASFVFFRITLPMLAPYIITASLFRLLDSIQQFDIIYAMTQGGPGDRLMVFQVQAYLEFFQYTNVGRSTALLMILWLITNILSNIFIKNWLRLRARAHHQA; encoded by the coding sequence ATGCTGCAAATCCTCCAGACGAGCGCGCGCGCCGACCGCAAGGCAAGGCCACGCGGTCAGATGTTGCCGTACGTGTTGAGCCTGCCGGCGCTGCTCGTCTGCGTGGCCATCCTCGTTCCGTTCGTGACAGCGGCGATCTATTCGCTGCAACGCTATCGGCTGAACCTGCCATATCTGCGCGGCTTCATTGGCGTGCAGAACTATGTCGATTTCGTTTCAGATCCCGCGTTCTGGAACACGTTCCGCATCTCGCTCACCTATACCGCATTGACCGTTGTGCTCGAGCTCCTGCTCGGTCTTGCGATTGCGCTGCTGCTGCGGCGGCCGACCCGTTTCCACAACGCGGTCTCGATCGCGCTGCTGTTGCCGCTGATGACGGCGCCTGCAATCGCGGCGTTGATGTGGAAGCTCATGACCAATCCGAGTTTTGGCATCCTGTCGTATCTGGTCAGCCTGTTCGGCATCACTGATTTCAAATGGGCTTCCGATCCGTCGACCGCGCTGTTTACGGTCGTGCTGGTCGATATCTGGGTCTACACGCCCTTCATCATGATCCTGCTGCTCGCCGGGTTGCGGTCGCTGCCGCGGCAGCCGTTCGAAGCGGCGGCGCTCGACGGGGTGCCGGCAAGTTTCGTGTTCTTCCGGATCACGCTTCCGATGCTGGCGCCGTACATCATTACGGCCTCGCTGTTCCGCCTGCTCGACTCGATCCAGCAATTCGACATCATTTACGCCATGACGCAGGGCGGCCCCGGCGACCGGCTGATGGTGTTTCAGGTCCAGGCCTATCTCGAATTCTTCCAGTATACCAATGTGGGCCGCTCGACGGCGCTGTTGATGATCCTTTGGCTCATCACCAATATCCTGTCGAATATCTTCATCAAGAACTGGCTGCGGCTGCGCGCACGCGCGCACCATCAGGCGTGA
- a CDS encoding extracellular solute-binding protein, giving the protein MFDREKNLFESYAAKRISRRDLLDGAAKLGIAGVAANAAFASSVSRAMAADFNWKAHSGKTVKLLLNKHPYVDAMVGDIEAFKTLTGMNVAYDIFPEDVYFDKVTAALSSKSDQYDAFMTGAYMTWTYGPAGWIEDLNTYIKDPAKTNPAFAWEDVLPGLRASTAWDGVAGSELGSGKAKQWCIPWGYELNNIAYNRKVFDKVGVKPPKNLDEMIEVAAKITKDAGGPYGVGVRGSRSWATIHPGFLSAYSNFGQKDFVMEGGKLKAAMNTKASKEFHEKWVKMIQGSGPKNWSTYTWYQVGTDLGAGASGMIFDADILGYFMNGGDNKEKGNLGYAPFAANPAAKAPTPNVWIWSLALSSFSKQKDAAWLFMQWAASAEHDLFGARKMDFVNPVRASVWKDSEFRDRIAKSYPGYLEQHDVSSPGAKIYFTAQPLFFDLTTEWAASLQKMVAKEVTVDEGLDKLADSINRQLKQAGLG; this is encoded by the coding sequence ATGTTCGATCGTGAGAAGAACCTTTTCGAATCCTACGCCGCCAAACGCATCAGCCGGCGTGATCTGCTGGATGGCGCCGCCAAGCTCGGTATAGCAGGCGTCGCCGCAAACGCGGCCTTCGCATCCTCCGTGTCGAGGGCAATGGCCGCGGATTTCAACTGGAAGGCCCACAGCGGCAAGACGGTCAAGCTCTTGTTGAACAAGCATCCTTACGTCGATGCCATGGTCGGCGATATCGAGGCGTTCAAGACGCTGACCGGGATGAACGTGGCTTACGACATCTTTCCGGAGGACGTGTATTTCGACAAGGTGACGGCGGCGCTGTCCTCGAAGTCGGACCAGTACGACGCCTTCATGACCGGGGCCTACATGACCTGGACCTACGGTCCGGCAGGCTGGATCGAGGACCTCAACACCTACATCAAGGATCCTGCAAAAACCAATCCGGCCTTCGCGTGGGAAGACGTGCTGCCCGGACTGCGTGCCTCGACGGCATGGGACGGCGTCGCAGGCTCCGAGCTCGGCTCCGGCAAGGCCAAGCAATGGTGCATCCCGTGGGGCTATGAGCTCAACAACATCGCCTATAATCGCAAGGTCTTCGACAAGGTCGGCGTCAAGCCGCCGAAGAACCTCGATGAGATGATCGAGGTCGCGGCCAAAATCACCAAGGATGCGGGAGGTCCCTACGGCGTCGGCGTCCGCGGCTCGCGCTCCTGGGCGACCATTCATCCCGGTTTCCTGTCGGCCTATTCGAACTTCGGGCAGAAGGACTTCGTGATGGAAGGCGGCAAGCTGAAGGCCGCGATGAATACCAAGGCGTCGAAGGAATTTCACGAGAAATGGGTCAAGATGATCCAGGGGTCGGGACCGAAGAACTGGTCGACTTACACCTGGTATCAGGTCGGCACCGATCTCGGCGCCGGCGCTTCCGGCATGATCTTCGACGCCGACATCCTTGGCTACTTCATGAACGGCGGCGACAACAAGGAAAAAGGCAATCTGGGCTACGCACCTTTCGCCGCCAATCCGGCAGCCAAGGCACCAACGCCCAATGTCTGGATCTGGTCGCTCGCGCTGTCGAGCTTCTCAAAGCAGAAGGACGCGGCCTGGTTGTTCATGCAATGGGCGGCCTCCGCGGAGCATGACCTGTTCGGCGCGCGCAAAATGGATTTTGTCAATCCGGTGCGGGCGTCAGTGTGGAAGGATAGCGAGTTCCGCGACCGGATCGCGAAATCCTATCCCGGCTATCTCGAGCAGCATGACGTCTCTTCGCCCGGTGCGAAGATCTACTTCACGGCGCAGCCGTTATTCTTTGATCTGACGACCGAATGGGCCGCTTCCTTGCAGAAGATGGTCGCGAAGGAGGTCACCGTCGATGAAGGATTAGACAAGCTGGCCGACAGCATCAATCGTCAGTTGAAGCAGGCCGGGCTGGGCTAA
- a CDS encoding sugar-binding transcriptional regulator, with translation MIDGDASLATRAAWLYFAAGLTQSEVATRLNIQSTKAHRLIARASREGMIRVFVEGPVAECVALENTLAQRFGLAFCRVAPDLGEGDLPLKALALEGASFLRQTLERGEDKVIGVGHGRTLAAVVEQLPQTPARKVQFVSLLGGLTRKFAANPFDVIHRLAERTDAEAYLLPVPVFANSVADRAVLMQQFGIADVFALARKASLLFVGIGQVSRDGFLVSSGMIKPDEVAELKRVGACADLLGHFFSADGTVLDTDLSARATSMSVADLRKHRIVAIAGGPAKVTALRGVLRSGILHGLIIDEATAQALASDKPERTSGREKNKGRKGK, from the coding sequence ATGATCGATGGCGATGCATCGCTCGCGACCCGCGCGGCGTGGCTGTATTTCGCTGCCGGACTAACGCAGTCGGAAGTCGCAACCCGCCTGAATATCCAGAGCACCAAGGCGCACCGCCTGATCGCGCGGGCGAGCCGCGAGGGCATGATCCGCGTTTTCGTCGAGGGCCCGGTGGCAGAGTGCGTGGCGCTGGAAAACACGCTCGCCCAGCGCTTCGGCCTGGCGTTCTGCCGCGTGGCGCCCGATCTCGGCGAGGGCGACCTGCCGCTCAAGGCGCTGGCGCTCGAAGGCGCAAGCTTTCTGCGCCAGACCCTCGAACGCGGCGAAGACAAGGTGATCGGCGTCGGCCATGGCCGCACGCTCGCTGCCGTGGTCGAACAGCTGCCGCAAACGCCCGCGCGCAAAGTGCAGTTCGTGTCGCTGCTTGGCGGGCTGACGCGGAAATTCGCGGCCAATCCCTTCGACGTGATTCATCGCCTCGCCGAGCGCACGGACGCAGAGGCCTATCTGTTGCCGGTGCCGGTATTCGCCAATTCGGTCGCCGACCGGGCCGTACTGATGCAGCAATTCGGCATTGCCGACGTGTTCGCGCTGGCGCGCAAGGCGTCGTTGCTGTTCGTCGGCATCGGCCAGGTCAGCCGTGATGGGTTCCTGGTGTCGAGCGGCATGATCAAGCCCGACGAGGTGGCCGAATTGAAGCGAGTCGGCGCCTGCGCCGATCTGCTCGGGCATTTCTTCAGTGCCGACGGAACGGTGCTGGATACCGACCTGTCGGCGCGGGCGACCTCCATGAGCGTGGCCGATCTCAGGAAGCACCGGATCGTCGCGATTGCCGGCGGCCCGGCCAAGGTGACGGCCCTGCGGGGCGTGCTGCGCAGCGGCATACTTCACGGACTGATCATCGACGAAGCGACCGCTCAGGCGCTCGCTTCCGACAAGCCGGAGAGAACGTCCGGAAGAGAAAAAAACAAAGGCCGGAAGGGAAAGTAA